The proteins below come from a single Gimesia alba genomic window:
- a CDS encoding four helix bundle protein encodes MNVPKTPLFVKTHDFVVWLLKHTQRFPKYLRHSYTNRLEGVAFEFEELILMANTLRGKQRQEFLSLADGKLLCLRGLLRYTIDLTLLGSNQFRFAAECVDELGRLLGAWQKGADR; translated from the coding sequence ATGAATGTTCCCAAGACACCACTCTTTGTCAAAACACACGACTTTGTTGTCTGGCTGTTGAAACACACCCAACGATTTCCCAAGTATCTACGGCATAGCTACACGAATCGCCTGGAAGGTGTGGCGTTCGAGTTTGAAGAACTGATCCTGATGGCGAACACGTTACGTGGTAAACAGCGTCAAGAATTTCTCTCACTCGCCGACGGCAAACTACTCTGCCTACGTGGCCTGCTCCGTTATACAATAGATTTGACATTATTAGGTAGTAATCAATTTCGATTTGCGGCAGAATGTGTTGATGAGCTAGGCCGACTTCTGGGGGCCTGGCAAAAGGGGGCAGACCGCTAA
- a CDS encoding reverse transcriptase domain-containing protein gives MAKSYGNLWPQFASWDNLTLAYCRCRRRKRFKRGAIAFDFAWESNLLTLQRELDDGTYEPGPYRHFFICDPKPRKISAAPFRDRILHHAIVNILEPLYERRFLHDSYACRQGKGTHRALDRAQHFLRRHSFVLQTDIQRFFPNVDHEILLDLLKRTIVGHRLLDLVSKIVVSGEGIFDDETPRTWFPGDNLLDILRPTGLPIGNLTSQFFANVLLDPVDHFIKEQLRIPGYVRYADDLLLFADEKKILWSAAEKVVRFLATFRLRLHPQKTVVHASRHGVKFLGFRLKPKERRLAQQSVRRMRSRLRQQQRLFSAGEIDCCDVSRSLQAWLAHCHTANTTGLINDLLRGVRFHRGPGN, from the coding sequence GTGGCAAAATCCTACGGCAATCTCTGGCCCCAGTTCGCATCATGGGACAACTTGACACTTGCCTATTGTCGTTGCCGCCGTCGCAAGAGATTCAAACGTGGAGCCATCGCCTTTGATTTCGCATGGGAATCGAACTTGCTCACACTTCAGCGCGAACTTGATGATGGAACGTATGAACCCGGACCTTATCGGCACTTCTTCATCTGTGATCCCAAACCTCGTAAAATCAGTGCCGCCCCCTTCCGCGATCGGATCCTCCACCATGCGATTGTGAATATCCTCGAACCGCTCTATGAGCGGCGGTTCCTTCATGACAGTTATGCCTGCCGCCAGGGAAAGGGAACGCATCGAGCTCTCGACCGGGCACAGCATTTTCTCCGCCGTCATTCATTTGTCCTGCAAACCGACATTCAGCGGTTCTTTCCGAACGTTGACCATGAGATACTGCTTGATTTGCTGAAGCGTACAATCGTCGGTCATCGGCTACTGGACTTGGTTTCGAAAATCGTGGTTTCAGGTGAGGGCATATTCGATGATGAGACGCCTCGAACCTGGTTCCCCGGTGATAACCTATTAGATATCCTGCGTCCGACCGGACTGCCGATTGGCAATCTCACCAGTCAGTTTTTTGCCAATGTGCTGCTCGATCCGGTTGACCACTTCATCAAGGAGCAACTCCGCATTCCGGGATATGTGCGCTACGCCGATGACCTCTTACTGTTTGCTGACGAGAAAAAAATCCTGTGGTCGGCGGCTGAAAAGGTTGTCCGTTTTCTGGCTACGTTTCGCCTTCGGTTGCATCCTCAAAAAACAGTCGTACACGCTTCAAGACATGGCGTGAAATTCCTCGGATTTCGACTGAAACCCAAAGAAAGACGTCTGGCTCAGCAAAGTGTCCGCCGCATGCGGTCTCGACTCCGTCAGCAACAGCGGCTTTTTTCTGCGGGGGAAATCGATTGTTGCGATGTCAGCCGTTCGCTGCAGGCATGGTTAGCACATTGCCACACCGCCAATACGACTGGTCTGATAAATGACCTGCTGCGTGGTGTTCGTTTTCATCGCGGCCCTGGCAACTGA
- a CDS encoding HesA/MoeB/ThiF family protein — protein sequence MQFDRIENVVNIPTIQLKEVTIVGAGGSAPLIENLTRSGVQHWKLVDPDIIENVNISRQGHAPDDIGMSKVEAVANKIRAINPETTIECFPIDFTMLCDDEIRESFGDTDLFILATDSFAAQSRGNEVALLLNTSAIWIGLYAGGLGGEVVFWHPELDCCFRCLCSGRYKAQSKANEEGRSLDPPSDGATIFDIQLLDSIAGHLCLGLLTRGNDNRFGKLIDQLGNRQFIQVGISPGFRINGNDVIRKHLGVDENCQSCFAWNSIALSDPAQGNDYCPDCEKYRGTLFPSLSHGVGSMRVRTDQTQSQ from the coding sequence ATGCAATTTGATCGAATAGAAAACGTCGTTAATATTCCGACTATCCAACTTAAAGAAGTCACCATCGTCGGTGCGGGTGGTTCCGCTCCTCTGATTGAAAATCTGACCCGATCTGGTGTGCAACATTGGAAACTGGTCGACCCGGACATTATTGAAAATGTCAATATTTCCCGACAAGGGCATGCTCCCGATGATATCGGGATGTCGAAAGTCGAAGCGGTTGCCAATAAAATTCGGGCCATCAATCCCGAAACGACTATCGAGTGTTTCCCAATAGATTTTACCATGTTATGCGATGACGAAATTCGTGAGTCGTTTGGCGATACCGACCTGTTCATCCTCGCGACCGACAGCTTTGCAGCCCAATCGCGCGGCAATGAAGTTGCCTTGTTACTCAACACTTCAGCCATCTGGATTGGGCTGTATGCGGGTGGTTTGGGCGGTGAAGTCGTTTTCTGGCACCCTGAATTGGATTGCTGTTTTCGATGTCTCTGTAGTGGTCGTTACAAAGCCCAATCGAAAGCGAACGAAGAAGGGCGTTCGCTTGATCCACCGAGTGACGGAGCGACCATATTTGATATCCAACTGCTCGATTCCATCGCCGGTCATCTCTGTTTAGGGCTCCTCACGCGAGGGAACGACAATCGTTTCGGAAAACTGATCGACCAATTAGGCAACCGTCAATTCATTCAGGTCGGCATTAGTCCCGGTTTTCGGATCAACGGTAATGATGTCATTCGAAAACATCTGGGAGTCGATGAGAACTGCCAGTCGTGCTTTGCCTGGAACTCCATCGCCTTGAGCGATCCTGCCCAAGGCAATGATTATTGTCCCGACTGCGAAAAGTATCGCGGAACACTGTTTCCATCTCTTTCCCATGGTGTCGGATCAATGCGTGTCAGAACGGATCAAACCCAGTCTCAATAG
- a CDS encoding type IV secretory system conjugative DNA transfer family protein, with product MFISPHGEDPEAMRDWCLAQKESIRNRVVYIDPADTRRTTCINPLAVEPTNDPIQYRARLTNKIGHVSRILLAAWGEEDFNSRPRLFTWTMRILTTLAELGLPLADAKQFLDVGSDIYNALVQAVPDVMARHFFENLAAGRPQDIREEIESTRNRILGFFSNPITEAMLSRTTGVLDFGQLRRKNAIVIVNLRRGGVLREEDQQILANLFIAELLHDVFNCDKPVPYFAFLDELPVFAKGSGPELTSAAGQIRKFLLRLVCATQGANPFPDRADDRLLNALIGQCGLHFLFRHKHPYDAKFFGEIIGLPTYDPQRIKHEMVQTQQYQAGHDLVTLTDTSESESETEGTGGSESDGTTDTESWSDTDSQSTGSATNRSESNSRTTGTSQNPYDSQLKQIRQAVSDARSSTTGRSDNVSHGHSATQGGSRGSSHQTSSSWSKSVGKTVGRTFKQSLVPRLRWRSVVTGITYFTPQEHQMMNATLLASLQIGEAIAHGSGNPMKIQFPLAQDPARWSPKFVAQHVEQYLQILAQISPSPREVLQAHQTELETMIKNLGLALPEKDVGDDPFPN from the coding sequence ATGTTTATTAGTCCCCACGGTGAAGATCCTGAAGCTATGCGTGATTGGTGTCTGGCACAAAAAGAATCGATCCGTAATCGGGTTGTGTACATCGATCCGGCAGATACGAGACGGACGACGTGCATCAATCCCCTCGCGGTCGAACCGACGAATGACCCGATTCAATATCGTGCCAGGTTGACCAATAAAATCGGACACGTCAGCCGCATCCTCTTGGCAGCCTGGGGAGAAGAAGATTTCAACAGTCGCCCTCGATTGTTCACCTGGACCATGCGAATCCTGACCACCTTGGCAGAACTCGGTTTGCCGTTGGCCGATGCCAAGCAATTTCTCGATGTTGGTTCTGACATTTACAATGCCCTTGTGCAGGCGGTCCCCGATGTCATGGCAAGACACTTTTTTGAGAATCTGGCTGCCGGTCGTCCACAGGATATTCGGGAAGAGATCGAATCAACCCGCAATCGAATCCTTGGTTTCTTCAGTAACCCGATTACCGAAGCGATGCTCTCTCGTACAACGGGCGTACTCGATTTCGGACAATTGCGACGCAAAAACGCTATCGTGATTGTCAATCTGAGGCGGGGCGGTGTGCTGCGTGAAGAAGACCAACAGATTCTCGCGAATCTGTTCATCGCGGAGTTGTTACACGATGTCTTCAACTGTGACAAACCAGTCCCCTACTTCGCCTTTTTGGATGAATTGCCGGTCTTCGCCAAGGGATCGGGACCGGAATTGACCTCGGCAGCGGGACAAATTCGCAAGTTCTTGTTGCGATTGGTCTGTGCCACGCAGGGAGCCAATCCCTTCCCGGATCGGGCGGATGATCGTCTGCTCAATGCGCTGATCGGTCAGTGCGGGTTGCATTTTTTATTTCGACACAAGCACCCCTACGATGCAAAGTTTTTCGGGGAGATCATCGGACTACCAACTTATGATCCCCAACGGATCAAACATGAAATGGTACAAACACAGCAATACCAAGCGGGGCATGATTTGGTCACTTTGACCGATACCAGCGAAAGTGAGTCAGAAACAGAGGGAACGGGTGGTTCGGAATCGGACGGTACAACCGACACCGAATCATGGAGTGATACTGACAGTCAATCAACAGGGTCAGCCACCAACAGGTCTGAATCAAACTCTCGAACAACGGGAACCAGCCAGAACCCGTATGACTCACAGTTAAAACAAATTCGGCAGGCGGTCAGTGATGCCCGTTCCTCCACGACAGGCAGATCAGACAACGTCTCCCATGGTCACTCTGCAACTCAAGGAGGCTCGCGGGGTAGCTCTCATCAAACCTCCAGCAGTTGGTCCAAATCGGTTGGCAAAACGGTTGGCAGGACATTCAAACAATCGCTGGTTCCCCGACTGCGGTGGCGGTCGGTGGTGACCGGGATTACCTATTTTACTCCCCAAGAACATCAGATGATGAATGCCACGCTGCTTGCGTCGCTCCAGATTGGAGAAGCGATTGCCCACGGATCAGGGAACCCGATGAAGATTCAGTTCCCTCTCGCACAAGACCCCGCAAGATGGTCGCCCAAATTTGTGGCGCAACATGTCGAACAATACTTACAAATTCTGGCCCAGATTTCTCCTTCGCCGCGAGAAGTATTACAAGCACACCAAACGGAACTGGAAACCATGATCAAAAATCTGGGGCTGGCATTGCCGGAAAAAGATGTCGGTGATGACCCTTTTCCCAATTGA
- a CDS encoding replication-relaxation family protein, producing the protein MITTRDIPVLAALGRYFLMNRRMIQQECYPTDVDGRLSRRRLSALVRDGYISKQRMLVVNPRDETPAPVYHLAKQGCQFLAEHFEDDRYLVKPTSIAQPMHLYHYLAVANTHMLLDKAIVQSSVKLVTWCNEQEFLNPENPDPKQRIRLYAELKTAPKKIICAPDSGFLLEVDGHRGVFYLEQDRDRDNYSHKRVAALKSPGYTELHRQQRHRKQFPATTLNRFTVVMVAPSEKRRDALRRAFHKKTGADFWRFASLTELTPKTFLHERVWYRTDSDDPQPLVKTTVPSTVASELTRSSEETDNALAVSKH; encoded by the coding sequence ATGATAACCACACGCGACATCCCTGTACTTGCTGCTTTGGGACGGTATTTTCTGATGAACCGTCGCATGATCCAGCAAGAGTGCTATCCGACCGACGTGGATGGTCGGCTTTCGCGGCGTCGTCTCTCGGCGCTGGTCCGGGATGGTTATATCAGCAAACAAAGAATGCTGGTTGTCAACCCGCGCGATGAAACTCCCGCTCCCGTCTATCATCTGGCGAAGCAAGGTTGCCAGTTTTTGGCGGAGCATTTTGAAGATGATCGATATTTAGTAAAACCGACCAGCATTGCGCAGCCGATGCACCTGTATCATTATCTGGCAGTCGCCAACACGCATATGCTGCTCGACAAAGCGATTGTCCAAAGTTCTGTCAAATTGGTGACCTGGTGCAATGAGCAGGAATTTCTCAATCCGGAGAACCCTGATCCCAAACAACGAATTCGATTGTATGCCGAACTGAAGACGGCCCCTAAAAAAATCATCTGTGCTCCGGACTCCGGTTTTCTGCTGGAAGTAGACGGACATCGTGGTGTCTTTTACTTGGAGCAGGATCGAGACCGTGATAACTACTCTCATAAACGGGTGGCTGCGTTGAAGTCACCGGGCTATACGGAACTTCATCGTCAACAACGGCACCGGAAACAATTTCCAGCTACGACCCTGAACCGGTTCACCGTGGTAATGGTTGCGCCGAGCGAAAAACGGCGCGATGCATTGCGGCGTGCTTTTCATAAAAAAACAGGCGCGGATTTCTGGCGGTTCGCCTCACTGACGGAATTAACACCCAAAACATTCCTGCATGAACGGGTCTGGTATCGTACCGATTCTGACGACCCTCAACCGTTGGTTAAGACAACGGTACCATCAACCGTAGCATCAGAATTAACTCGAAGTAGCGAGGAGACAGACAATGCGTTGGCAGTCTCAAAACATTGA
- a CDS encoding helix-turn-helix domain-containing protein yields MNVPEIENRLEKIETLLSELIQHKSQKEWYSTADLAELTGRAEFTVREWCRLGRITAEKEANGRKHEWRVSHAEVQRILNHGPRPLVLRN; encoded by the coding sequence ATGAACGTTCCAGAAATTGAGAATCGGCTCGAAAAGATCGAAACGCTTCTCTCTGAACTAATCCAACATAAGTCACAGAAGGAATGGTATAGCACGGCGGATCTCGCTGAACTCACAGGCCGGGCCGAATTTACTGTCCGCGAGTGGTGCCGCCTTGGTCGTATTACAGCGGAAAAGGAAGCTAATGGGCGGAAACATGAATGGCGAGTCAGTCATGCAGAAGTCCAACGCATACTGAACCATGGTCCAAGACCACTCGTCCTTCGGAATTAA
- a CDS encoding tyrosine-type recombinase/integrase, with protein sequence MASLENRTGYFNVVFRFGGKKYTRSLHTDDESEANRLLANLEQTVRDVKSGRISLPPDADIPTFLLSDGKLTTPHINNNDSISEIQLSLRDLFESFFASLPDKALDESTVSLMKTHRNNLLRILGDKVVIEEIDLNALDVYSKKRQKENGRRKGQISANTIKKEIVTLRRVLLWGKKRGKLSFEIPEIRDIQLPKSTERPSFQTFDEITVQIEQDDLTQEQQSELWECLYLRTDEISQLIQHVRKKASHTFLYPMIVTAAHTGARRSELIRSQLTDIRDDVLVIREKKRRRGQESTRRVPMSALLKETLHEWKVEHPGGKYTFAVKDTSNRKQTETARAITRDEAHRSFKRVMKNSKWGVIPGWHCLRHSFISNLASHSIDQRLIDEFVGHTTEEMRRRYRHLFPEVKQAAISSVFD encoded by the coding sequence ATGGCCTCACTTGAGAACCGCACTGGCTATTTCAACGTCGTGTTTCGGTTCGGCGGCAAGAAATATACTCGGTCGCTGCATACCGATGACGAGTCAGAAGCCAATCGATTACTGGCAAATCTTGAACAGACGGTTCGAGACGTTAAGAGTGGTCGAATTTCTCTACCACCTGATGCCGATATTCCGACGTTTTTGCTGTCTGATGGGAAACTGACAACTCCACACATCAATAACAACGATTCCATTTCTGAAATTCAACTTTCTCTCCGCGATCTTTTCGAATCATTTTTTGCTTCATTACCAGACAAGGCGCTGGATGAATCTACCGTTTCGTTAATGAAAACGCATCGGAATAATTTACTTCGCATACTTGGGGATAAGGTCGTTATCGAAGAGATTGATTTGAACGCGCTTGATGTCTACAGCAAGAAACGCCAGAAAGAGAATGGACGCCGGAAAGGACAAATTAGTGCGAATACAATTAAAAAGGAAATTGTTACATTGCGACGCGTACTTCTATGGGGTAAGAAGCGAGGCAAATTATCATTTGAGATTCCTGAAATCAGAGATATACAACTCCCAAAATCAACTGAACGCCCTTCGTTTCAAACATTCGATGAAATCACAGTTCAGATTGAACAGGACGATCTGACTCAGGAACAGCAAAGCGAACTCTGGGAGTGCCTGTATCTGAGAACAGATGAGATTAGTCAATTGATTCAACATGTGCGCAAGAAAGCATCGCACACATTTCTTTATCCGATGATTGTCACGGCAGCTCATACAGGAGCCCGCCGTAGTGAACTCATACGATCACAGTTGACTGACATTCGGGATGATGTACTCGTAATTCGTGAGAAAAAACGTCGCCGTGGACAGGAATCGACACGCAGGGTTCCGATGTCCGCACTGTTGAAAGAAACGCTGCATGAATGGAAAGTTGAGCATCCCGGTGGAAAATACACGTTTGCTGTAAAAGATACATCAAATCGAAAGCAGACTGAAACTGCCCGAGCAATTACACGTGACGAGGCACACAGGAGCTTCAAGAGAGTGATGAAAAACAGTAAATGGGGGGTCATTCCAGGGTGGCATTGCCTGCGTCATTCCTTCATCAGTAATCTTGCATCCCATTCGATCGACCAGAGGCTAATCGATGAATTCGTGGGACACACGACTGAAGAAATGCGACGTCGTTATCGTCATCTCTTTCCCGAAGTGAAGCAAGCCGCCATTAGTTCAGTATTTGACTGA
- a CDS encoding DcaP family trimeric outer membrane transporter → MRSNPGLFTFLVIMLAPVWGWAQDSLYPASASSAARVKLSDSQETLFPIDTDQPQTETAPRLVTYDENTLPFVPPAPGTETPDSIIQPLPEYTELANGDEARFASQFSTDSSQFDIGLNLYSAPPFTGGLIVFGPNVAMKLGGFVKADFIYDFNPIDSTDSFVTTSIPVDAPPRTNARFHARQSRLSFDTRWLSDDRIIRIYVEGDFFSEGDRFRLRHAFGESGRLLVGRTWTTFTDVAAAPATLDFEGSVSNVNRRQAQARWTQTIFHDDLKLALAVEDTDFIIETPFGVTGEPRKPSPDFVGHLRLDRERAQFQVASLFRVVGFQPTGKSVITKSAWGLNFTGVILATDKTKVYSQIVFGEGIGSYRDLPDAAPTAANQSGLMPLFGWMVGVTHDWNDSLSSNFTYAENRLGTTAFQNPNDVEATTYLAANLIWSPLDRVKVGVEYLYGTRENVNGAMGDAHRLQASFIFDLP, encoded by the coding sequence ATGCGGTCGAATCCAGGACTTTTTACGTTCCTCGTCATTATGCTGGCACCCGTTTGGGGGTGGGCACAGGACAGCTTGTATCCAGCCTCTGCGTCGTCTGCTGCGCGTGTGAAACTGAGCGATTCGCAGGAAACCCTCTTTCCTATCGACACTGATCAACCCCAAACGGAAACAGCCCCACGCCTCGTCACCTATGATGAAAACACGCTCCCGTTTGTCCCCCCGGCACCGGGAACAGAGACCCCCGATTCGATCATCCAGCCACTTCCAGAATACACAGAGCTGGCGAATGGTGATGAAGCACGCTTCGCCAGCCAGTTTTCCACTGACTCCAGTCAATTTGATATCGGATTGAACCTCTACTCGGCCCCTCCCTTCACAGGAGGACTGATTGTGTTCGGCCCGAATGTCGCCATGAAGCTGGGCGGTTTTGTCAAAGCCGATTTCATTTACGATTTTAATCCCATTGATTCGACGGATTCGTTTGTCACTACGAGCATCCCCGTCGATGCACCGCCGCGCACAAACGCCCGTTTCCATGCCCGGCAGTCGCGGTTAAGCTTTGATACGCGCTGGTTATCCGACGATCGAATTATCCGCATCTATGTCGAAGGCGATTTTTTCAGTGAAGGAGATCGCTTTCGTCTCCGGCATGCTTTCGGCGAAAGCGGGCGTTTGCTAGTGGGGCGAACCTGGACGACCTTCACTGATGTCGCAGCAGCGCCCGCGACTCTGGACTTTGAAGGGTCGGTCTCGAACGTCAATCGCCGGCAGGCACAAGCCCGCTGGACTCAAACGATTTTCCATGACGACTTGAAACTAGCACTCGCTGTGGAAGACACCGATTTTATTATTGAAACGCCTTTTGGCGTCACCGGAGAGCCGCGCAAACCCTCACCCGACTTTGTGGGACACCTGCGGCTCGACCGGGAACGTGCCCAGTTTCAGGTCGCCAGTCTGTTTCGCGTGGTCGGTTTTCAGCCTACGGGAAAAAGTGTGATCACCAAATCGGCCTGGGGGCTCAATTTTACAGGAGTCATCCTCGCTACAGATAAGACCAAGGTCTATTCTCAAATCGTCTTTGGTGAAGGGATCGGCAGCTATCGCGATCTTCCCGATGCCGCTCCAACCGCAGCCAACCAGAGCGGTCTCATGCCGCTCTTCGGCTGGATGGTCGGCGTGACTCATGACTGGAATGATTCTCTCAGTTCGAACTTTACCTACGCCGAGAACCGCCTAGGCACCACCGCCTTTCAAAACCCGAACGACGTTGAAGCAACCACTTACCTGGCCGCCAACTTGATCTGGAGTCCGTTGGACCGAGTCAAGGTGGGAGTCGAGTATCTCTATGGAACCCGGGAGAACGTCAACGGCGCCATGGGAGACGCCCATCGGCTCCAAGCCTCGTTCATTTTTGATCTGCCTTGA
- a CDS encoding type II toxin-antitoxin system RelE/ParE family toxin, whose translation MTFRVELSRRAETDIKGIYSYIRKHGPADPNAWKNGLEQKLANLEQFPEACSLAPENDYTREEIRQALYGPFRIVFTIREQRVFVISIRHAARRFLQNDEIDKIK comes from the coding sequence ATGACGTTTCGAGTCGAACTGTCACGGCGGGCAGAAACGGATATTAAGGGCATCTATAGTTATATCCGCAAACATGGTCCCGCTGATCCGAATGCGTGGAAAAACGGGTTGGAGCAGAAGCTTGCCAACCTTGAACAGTTTCCCGAAGCCTGCAGTCTTGCTCCCGAAAATGACTACACACGGGAGGAAATCCGTCAGGCGCTTTATGGTCCCTTTCGGATCGTTTTTACCATTAGAGAGCAAAGAGTCTTTGTCATCAGCATTCGTCATGCAGCCCGTCGGTTTCTGCAGAACGATGAAATTGACAAAATCAAATAA
- a CDS encoding carbon starvation CstA family protein → MATLLIAAGAFVGYIIAYHTYGKWLSNKIFNVDGDAEVPSKQLRDDVDFVPTKKSVIFGHHFTSIAGTGPIVGPAIAVFWGWLPALLWVLFGSIFIGAVHDFGALVVSLRNRGQTVGEVAGRLIAPRTRILFLLILLLALTVVLAIFGLVIAIIFSLYPETVIPVWITMPIALVIGIMVYKENATLLVPSLVALAIVYASIYLGAYYWPIDIATLFNIPNTGPFPNAVILWTFVLLAYCAVASVMPVWLLLQPRDFINSHQLVLALGLLLIGALVAGATGQADLVGAAPAIATNIPADAPPIWPFLFITIACGACSGFHCLVSSGTSSKQVESELDAQYVGYGAMLLEGGLAVIVILACCAGVGMGDFTRVGEGAAYTYQPTMEAGTDTQLAGLAAWETRYDASKGWGAFGLKDKIGAFIHGGANFLGSIGIPMKLGISIIAVLVASFAATTLDTATRLQRYVIQELAATIHIKPLTNKYVATGLAVFLGGMVAMMPANATAGPGSGGLILWPLFGATNQLLAGLAFMVIVFYLRRRNKPIIFALVPMIVMLIMPAWAMLWNMFNSETGWFFNPEKQHLFLFGIAVIGLQVWMMVEGLLVWSKSKGHLEEQLPALSTVRPAVAPSAAGGSN, encoded by the coding sequence ATGGCCACACTGTTAATCGCTGCGGGAGCTTTTGTAGGTTACATCATTGCCTACCACACTTATGGAAAGTGGCTTTCAAATAAAATCTTTAATGTCGATGGTGACGCTGAAGTTCCCAGTAAACAACTCCGCGACGATGTTGACTTTGTTCCAACGAAAAAAAGTGTCATCTTCGGACATCACTTCACCAGTATCGCAGGCACCGGTCCCATCGTCGGACCGGCGATTGCCGTTTTCTGGGGTTGGCTGCCGGCATTGCTCTGGGTTTTGTTCGGCTCGATTTTCATCGGAGCGGTCCATGACTTTGGCGCTCTTGTTGTTTCGCTGCGTAATCGCGGGCAAACCGTCGGCGAAGTCGCCGGCAGACTCATCGCCCCACGCACGCGTATTCTGTTTCTCTTGATTCTTCTGCTCGCATTGACAGTCGTGCTGGCGATTTTTGGCTTGGTGATTGCCATCATCTTCTCCCTTTATCCGGAAACCGTGATCCCCGTCTGGATCACGATGCCCATCGCACTGGTCATCGGCATCATGGTCTATAAAGAAAATGCCACGCTGCTTGTTCCCTCGCTGGTGGCACTCGCAATTGTTTACGCTTCGATCTACCTGGGTGCCTATTACTGGCCCATCGATATTGCCACGCTGTTTAACATCCCCAACACGGGACCGTTTCCTAACGCAGTGATTCTCTGGACTTTCGTCCTGCTGGCCTACTGCGCCGTCGCTTCCGTGATGCCGGTCTGGCTCCTGCTTCAGCCACGCGATTTCATCAACAGTCATCAGCTGGTCCTCGCATTGGGACTCCTGCTCATCGGTGCCCTCGTTGCCGGCGCCACCGGTCAGGCCGACCTCGTCGGCGCTGCCCCCGCCATCGCCACCAACATTCCAGCCGACGCACCGCCGATCTGGCCGTTCCTGTTTATCACCATCGCCTGCGGTGCCTGTAGCGGGTTTCACTGCCTCGTCAGTAGCGGCACCAGCAGTAAACAGGTGGAATCCGAACTCGATGCCCAGTACGTGGGTTACGGTGCCATGCTCCTCGAAGGGGGCCTGGCCGTCATCGTGATTCTCGCCTGCTGTGCCGGCGTCGGTATGGGAGACTTTACCCGCGTCGGTGAAGGAGCCGCCTATACTTATCAGCCCACAATGGAAGCTGGAACCGATACTCAACTCGCTGGCTTGGCTGCCTGGGAAACCCGTTATGACGCCAGCAAAGGCTGGGGGGCATTTGGCTTGAAAGACAAGATCGGCGCCTTCATTCACGGCGGAGCCAACTTTCTGGGTTCCATCGGCATTCCCATGAAACTGGGCATCAGCATCATCGCTGTACTGGTCGCCAGTTTTGCCGCCACCACCCTTGACACCGCAACCCGGCTCCAGAGGTACGTCATCCAGGAACTGGCAGCGACGATTCATATCAAGCCGCTCACCAACAAATACGTGGCCACAGGCCTCGCCGTTTTCCTGGGTGGCATGGTGGCGATGATGCCTGCGAATGCCACAGCAGGACCCGGGAGTGGCGGCCTCATTCTCTGGCCTCTGTTCGGTGCCACCAACCAGTTGCTTGCCGGTCTGGCGTTCATGGTGATTGTCTTTTATCTCCGCCGTCGTAACAAGCCGATCATCTTTGCTTTGGTACCGATGATTGTCATGCTCATCATGCCTGCCTGGGCGATGCTCTGGAACATGTTCAACAGCGAAACTGGCTGGTTCTTCAATCCGGAGAAGCAGCATCTGTTCCTGTTTGGTATCGCCGTGATTGGACTCCAGGTCTGGATGATGGTCGAAGGGCTGCTCGTCTGGTCCAAATCCAAAGGGCACCTCGAAGAGCAACTGCCCGCTCTCTCGACAGTGCGACCTGCCGTCGCCCCCAGTGCTGCAGGTGGCTCGAACTAG
- the csrA gene encoding carbon storage regulator CsrA, with protein MLVLSRQRDESIIIGDNIVITIVDIRGDKVRLGIQAPTEIPVHRQEVYDAIQRENAMKESEARRPSSQSPSKNASE; from the coding sequence ATGCTTGTATTGTCGAGACAACGCGACGAGAGCATCATCATCGGTGACAATATTGTCATTACTATTGTCGATATCCGGGGTGATAAAGTACGGTTAGGAATTCAGGCACCAACAGAAATTCCAGTGCACCGTCAAGAAGTATACGATGCGATTCAACGTGAAAACGCGATGAAAGAATCGGAAGCGCGTCGACCTTCATCTCAATCGCCGTCCAAAAATGCCAGCGAGTGA